The Saprospiraceae bacterium genome includes a window with the following:
- a CDS encoding DUF4253 domain-containing protein, translating into MSKQKMINEIAVKVNLLKYGFEPNYIGYRGNKVYLDDNKEGKEYFFYYLNNQSLKDIELILIYTIIETSEKIYFSGSFFLHILYKKIKTVMYKSKFVPLVNNTTYPELKYDVRESFSHLQDQLPNINFRSPAGKIDDEQLDKAISMIHSLMDDHIMPFFDSVSTIEKVNTNIIDKYEDTDWDNLNIFIHGWSGAKKMIFMKLGNNKRFEDFKSYYSNRVEQAAPSDNPKRIFYNNLLLELEKTQTDPHYFDYEVPDDTRDDLKPNARHLVDLQKAAPKESVKKSKDTPAVNTTRFTSDELEIITDAGIDATALDIIHDYKIGLLSPSLSDSDGDAYPDIDIEGISYPMDIEGFEYLRDTINPQLQSAGYKAYITGFPDSKHNHYTVTVIPRGDDMDILRYQYTNGINHSLGPDEIITKLKYWRDHMNLSILGAGYDWVAFSMSPFPSDLDGFISELIAFCPDYLEQDFYSAQGLDHSRQQIKDFIRQYGFVRLWWD; encoded by the coding sequence ATGAGCAAACAAAAAATGATTAACGAAATAGCTGTAAAAGTAAATTTGCTTAAATATGGCTTTGAACCAAACTATATAGGTTACAGAGGAAATAAAGTATATTTAGATGACAATAAAGAAGGGAAAGAATATTTTTTTTATTATCTCAACAACCAGTCACTCAAAGACATTGAGCTAATTTTGATTTACACAATAATAGAAACTTCGGAGAAAATATATTTTTCAGGAAGTTTTTTTCTTCATATTTTATATAAAAAAATTAAAACAGTAATGTACAAAAGTAAATTTGTACCACTGGTTAATAATACTACTTATCCCGAATTGAAATATGATGTCAGGGAATCATTCAGTCATCTACAGGACCAGCTACCCAACATCAACTTCAGAAGCCCTGCAGGAAAAATAGATGACGAGCAGCTTGATAAAGCGATATCGATGATCCACTCATTAATGGATGACCATATAATGCCATTTTTTGATTCGGTATCAACGATAGAAAAGGTAAACACAAACATCATCGACAAATATGAAGATACTGACTGGGACAATCTCAATATTTTTATCCACGGATGGTCGGGAGCCAAAAAGATGATTTTTATGAAATTAGGCAACAACAAGAGGTTCGAAGATTTTAAATCTTATTATTCTAATAGAGTTGAACAAGCCGCACCATCAGATAATCCTAAAAGAATTTTCTATAATAATCTGTTACTTGAATTAGAAAAAACACAAACTGACCCACACTACTTTGACTACGAAGTACCGGATGATACAAGGGATGATTTAAAGCCAAACGCAAGACATCTGGTGGACCTTCAGAAGGCAGCCCCAAAAGAATCCGTAAAAAAGTCTAAAGACACACCTGCAGTCAATACCACAAGATTCACTTCCGACGAGCTGGAAATCATCACCGATGCAGGTATAGATGCCACAGCCCTCGACATCATCCATGATTACAAGATTGGACTCTTATCGCCATCTTTATCTGACAGTGACGGAGATGCCTATCCAGACATAGATATAGAAGGCATCTCCTATCCTATGGACATAGAGGGATTTGAATACCTGAGAGACACCATCAATCCACAGCTACAGTCAGCAGGATACAAGGCGTATATCACAGGCTTCCCTGATAGCAAGCACAATCATTATACCGTCACCGTCATACCGCGTGGAGATGATATGGACATCCTCCGCTATCAGTACACCAATGGTATCAACCATAGCCTTGGTCCTGATGAGATCATCACTAAACTCAAGTATTGGCGTGATCATATGAATCTATCCATACTTGGGGCAGGTTACGACTGGGTGGCTTTTAGCATGAGTCCGTTTCCATCAGATCTTGATGGTTTTATTTCAGAGCTGATAGCTTTCTGTCCCGACTATCTAGAGCAGGATTTCTACTCAGCACAGGGCTTGGACCATAGCCGTCAGCAGATCAAAGACTTCATCAGGCAGTATGGTTTCGTCAGGCTATGGTGGGATTGA